In Polaribacter sp. L3A8, a genomic segment contains:
- the porV gene encoding type IX secretion system outer membrane channel protein PorV produces MKKLGIYFILCAFVTIKTTAQTEINTDNIGGITTAVPFLLITPDARAGGMGDVGVATSADAFSLFHNAAKMTFSNRQVKAGITYSPWLRNLTDDIFTGSASYMNRFSDRAAWGADLKYFSLGQIDLTNSDGSDNGTINPNELAFTGAYALKLSETFSMGVGLKYVRSNLTFNGTNSTLRPINSFAVDVSGYYQSLEENYGNFNGRYRIGFNLANIGPKVSYSPGSEDFIPTNLKLGGGFDFILDDYNTISTTLEFTKLLVPTPPIRDNDGNIVEGEDDNVGWVSGIFQSFGDAPGGFSEELQEFTYALGAEYLYNNAFALRGGYFHESQDKGNRQYFTLGGGFKTNALNVDLSYLINSSDVNNPLENSLRFSLSFDLGEVFDDY; encoded by the coding sequence ATGAAAAAATTAGGAATCTATTTTATATTATGTGCGTTTGTAACTATAAAGACAACTGCACAAACAGAAATAAACACCGATAATATTGGTGGTATTACAACTGCTGTACCATTCTTACTAATAACACCAGATGCAAGAGCAGGTGGTATGGGAGATGTAGGAGTTGCAACTTCTGCAGATGCTTTTTCTTTGTTTCATAATGCGGCAAAAATGACATTTAGTAACAGACAAGTTAAAGCAGGTATTACCTATTCACCTTGGTTACGTAATTTAACAGACGATATTTTTACAGGAAGTGCATCTTACATGAACCGCTTTAGTGATAGAGCAGCTTGGGGTGCCGATTTAAAATATTTTTCTTTAGGTCAGATAGATTTAACAAACTCTGATGGTAGCGATAATGGAACAATTAACCCAAATGAATTAGCATTTACAGGTGCTTATGCGCTAAAGTTAAGTGAAACATTTTCTATGGGAGTTGGGTTAAAATATGTAAGATCTAATTTAACTTTTAACGGTACAAACAGTACGTTAAGACCTATAAACTCTTTTGCTGTAGATGTTTCTGGGTATTACCAGTCTTTAGAAGAAAATTATGGTAATTTTAATGGACGTTATAGAATTGGATTTAACTTAGCTAATATTGGACCAAAGGTTTCTTACAGTCCAGGAAGCGAAGATTTTATTCCTACCAATTTAAAATTAGGGGGTGGATTCGATTTTATATTAGATGATTATAATACAATTTCTACAACCCTAGAATTTACAAAATTATTAGTACCAACTCCACCAATTAGAGACAATGATGGTAATATTGTTGAGGGAGAAGACGATAATGTTGGTTGGGTTAGTGGAATTTTTCAATCTTTTGGAGACGCACCAGGCGGATTTAGCGAAGAATTGCAAGAATTTACCTATGCTTTAGGAGCAGAGTACTTATATAACAATGCCTTTGCTTTAAGAGGTGGGTATTTTCATGAAAGCCAAGATAAAGGAAATAGACAATACTTTACGTTAGGTGGAGGGTTTAAAACCAATGCTTTAAATGTAGATTTGTCTTATTTAATTAATTCCTCTGATGTAAATAATCCATTAGAAAACTCATTACGTTTTTCATTATCGTTTGATTTAGGTGAAGTTTTTGATGATTATTAA
- the porU gene encoding type IX secretion system sortase PorU, translating to MKKQLFTLFFSFLIQLIPAQGTTSVLASGDWFKFSVDTTGVFKIDKNLLQQIGISTNNLNPKKIRIYGNGGSLLPVLNSDDRYNDLQENAIYVEGESDGSFDDGDYILFYAKGPHDWVGTSASTMRHRQNIYDDNAYYFITVSNDDGKRIQPKTSITGVATSQITTFDDYTFYEKDERNLIAAGTQWFFKTDFNIENTQSFKIPFPNSVSGAVSFIKVRGVSTSITSSQMSVKVNGVDLYNLNFSPTTEVDRARTSENKGNVSNTTDFFDVSITYDNKGNPSATAFLDYIEIIGKKELIADGNQFSFRSFEQANSTGVIEYQIENNSNFFQVWDVSNHLDPKNISNQGTGNNFNFKENGGDLKEFIVLNQDDYYIPKTLRNSRVVNQNLHGLKDINYLVITNSELSSEAQRMADYHQENSGLTTKVVLLDEIYNEFSSGSKDITGIRDFLKHLYTTNSSEDKKLKYVCFFGDSSYDYKDRIVGNNNIVPVKLSESSFNLASSWVTDDFFVMLDNNEGTMNSSSHNIDVASSRVPVSTISEAKIAVDKILSYYHKDALGDWRNTITLLADDIDAAGEEVLQAGVESIADDIKDEKRIFNINKIYLNAFVQENSSGGERYPEVNEAITNAIEKGTLVFDYFGHGGEDGFASEKILEKPQIQGFNNPNMLPLLITVTCDFSRFDNPNRITAGELTFLNEKGGAASMITTTREVFITTGQLFNEDLIKVLLAFEPEDEDLSVAEALMKTKNSFFSTQKFFIFHFGDPAMKLAIPKPNVRITEMNGKDISQLDTLKALSKVHFKGVVLDDKNVRLPNFNGTLSTTVFDKSIDRTTLDNDGFGITMPFDIQNSKIFRGEATVTNGEFEFDFIVPKDIKIAYGEGKLSFYANNEIIDKAGYNVDIVVGGIDENAPDDTVGPEIKLYMNDESFIDGGNTNSSPNLIAVLSDFSGINTSITAVDHDIVGVLDGDTTNPIILNDFYKTELNDFTKGKVTYTLRDLEVGPHTLKIKVWDTYNNSSELTLNFVVVSDTILNLENVLNYPNPFVNYTQFWFNHNKPNENLEVQVQIFTVSGKLIKTINQNIPNAETLVRSVTWNGLDDFGNKIGKGVYVYKLKVKSTESNLVAEKYEKLVILQ from the coding sequence ATGAAAAAACAATTATTTACTCTTTTTTTTAGTTTTTTAATTCAACTAATTCCCGCTCAAGGCACTACTTCTGTTCTTGCTTCTGGAGATTGGTTTAAGTTTTCGGTAGATACTACTGGCGTTTTTAAAATAGATAAAAATCTATTACAACAAATAGGGATATCGACCAACAATCTAAATCCAAAGAAAATTCGCATTTATGGAAATGGAGGAAGTCTTTTACCTGTTTTAAATTCAGATGATAGATATAATGATTTACAAGAGAATGCTATTTATGTAGAAGGTGAAAGTGACGGCTCTTTTGATGATGGAGATTACATACTTTTCTACGCTAAAGGACCGCATGATTGGGTTGGGACTTCTGCATCAACAATGCGTCATAGACAAAATATTTATGATGATAATGCCTATTACTTTATTACTGTTTCTAATGACGATGGAAAAAGAATTCAACCAAAAACGAGTATTACAGGTGTTGCTACATCACAAATTACAACTTTTGATGATTATACTTTTTATGAAAAAGATGAAAGGAATTTAATTGCTGCGGGTACTCAATGGTTTTTTAAGACCGATTTTAATATAGAAAATACACAGAGTTTTAAAATTCCGTTTCCCAATTCGGTTTCAGGCGCTGTTAGCTTTATTAAAGTTAGAGGTGTTTCTACATCTATTACTTCTTCTCAAATGAGTGTTAAGGTGAATGGAGTAGATCTTTACAACCTTAATTTTTCGCCAACAACCGAAGTAGATAGAGCAAGAACATCAGAAAATAAAGGAAATGTATCAAATACTACAGATTTTTTTGACGTAAGTATTACCTACGATAATAAAGGAAATCCCTCTGCCACAGCTTTTTTAGATTATATAGAAATTATAGGTAAAAAAGAACTAATTGCAGACGGAAATCAATTTTCATTTAGAAGTTTTGAGCAGGCAAATTCAACCGGAGTTATAGAGTATCAAATAGAAAATAATTCAAATTTTTTTCAAGTTTGGGATGTGTCTAATCATTTAGATCCTAAAAATATTAGTAATCAAGGTACCGGAAATAATTTTAATTTTAAAGAAAATGGTGGTGATTTAAAAGAATTTATCGTTTTAAACCAGGATGATTATTATATACCTAAAACATTGCGAAACAGCCGTGTAGTTAATCAAAATTTACATGGTTTAAAAGATATTAATTATCTTGTTATTACAAATTCAGAACTTTCTAGTGAAGCACAAAGAATGGCAGATTACCATCAAGAGAATTCTGGCTTAACAACAAAAGTAGTGTTGTTAGATGAAATTTACAATGAGTTTTCTTCAGGATCTAAAGATATTACGGGAATTAGAGATTTTTTAAAGCATTTATATACAACCAATTCATCCGAAGATAAAAAACTAAAATATGTTTGTTTCTTTGGCGATTCTTCTTACGATTATAAAGATAGAATTGTGGGGAATAATAATATTGTACCCGTAAAATTATCTGAAAGTAGTTTTAACTTAGCTAGTTCTTGGGTAACGGATGATTTTTTTGTGATGTTAGATAACAATGAGGGGACGATGAATTCGAGTAGCCATAATATTGATGTTGCATCAAGTAGGGTCCCTGTTTCTACAATTTCTGAAGCAAAAATTGCTGTTGATAAAATTTTAAGTTATTATCATAAAGATGCACTTGGCGATTGGCGGAATACAATAACCTTATTAGCGGATGACATTGATGCTGCGGGAGAAGAAGTTTTACAGGCAGGAGTTGAGTCTATTGCTGATGATATAAAAGATGAAAAACGGATTTTTAATATTAATAAAATCTATTTAAATGCATTTGTACAAGAGAACTCATCTGGAGGAGAACGATACCCAGAGGTTAATGAGGCTATTACAAATGCTATAGAAAAAGGAACGTTGGTTTTTGATTATTTTGGTCATGGGGGTGAAGATGGATTTGCTTCAGAAAAAATATTAGAAAAGCCACAAATTCAAGGTTTTAATAACCCGAATATGTTGCCTTTATTGATCACTGTTACTTGCGATTTTTCTAGATTTGATAATCCGAATAGAATAACTGCTGGCGAACTTACTTTTTTGAATGAGAAAGGTGGTGCTGCAAGTATGATAACTACAACAAGAGAGGTTTTTATAACTACAGGGCAGTTGTTTAATGAAGATTTAATAAAGGTTTTATTAGCATTTGAACCAGAAGATGAAGATTTATCGGTAGCAGAAGCTTTAATGAAAACTAAAAATAGTTTTTTTAGTACTCAAAAGTTCTTTATTTTTCATTTTGGAGATCCAGCAATGAAATTAGCAATTCCAAAGCCAAATGTTCGTATTACAGAAATGAATGGTAAAGATATCTCTCAATTAGATACCTTAAAAGCCTTGTCTAAAGTCCATTTTAAAGGAGTTGTTTTAGATGATAAAAATGTAAGGTTACCAAATTTTAATGGAACTTTATCAACTACTGTTTTTGATAAATCTATTGATAGAACTACTTTAGATAATGATGGTTTTGGAATAACAATGCCTTTTGATATACAGAACAGTAAAATTTTTAGAGGAGAAGCTACGGTTACAAATGGTGAGTTTGAGTTTGATTTTATTGTTCCGAAGGATATAAAAATTGCTTATGGAGAAGGAAAGTTAAGTTTTTATGCAAATAATGAAATTATAGATAAAGCAGGTTATAATGTAGATATCGTTGTTGGTGGTATCGATGAGAATGCTCCTGACGATACGGTTGGCCCAGAAATAAAACTGTATATGAATGATGAGTCTTTTATTGATGGAGGAAACACCAACAGTTCACCTAATTTAATTGCTGTTTTATCTGATTTTAGTGGAATTAATACTTCTATAACCGCTGTAGACCATGATATTGTTGGTGTTTTAGATGGAGATACTACAAACCCAATTATATTAAATGATTTTTATAAAACAGAACTAAACGATTTTACAAAAGGTAAAGTTACCTACACCTTAAGAGATTTAGAGGTTGGACCACATACCTTAAAAATAAAAGTTTGGGACACGTACAATAATTCATCAGAATTAACGTTAAATTTCGTGGTTGTGAGCGATACAATCTTAAATTTAGAAAATGTTTTAAATTACCCAAACCCTTTTGTAAATTACACACAGTTTTGGTTTAATCACAACAAACCTAATGAGAATTTAGAAGTTCAGGTGCAAATATTTACGGTTTCAGGTAAATTAATAAAAACAATAAACCAAAACATACCAAACGCAGAAACGTTAGTAAGAAGTGTTACTTGGAATGGTTTAGATGATTTTGGTAATAAAATAGGAAAAGGCGTTTACGTTTATAAATTAAAAGTAAAATCAACAGAAAGTAATCTAGTTGCAGAGAAGTATGAAAAATTAGTAATACTTCAATAA
- the gldJ gene encoding gliding motility lipoprotein GldJ: MRNVFKISLVVLSALTLASCSKSTSGNSTLTGLPFNNPKYGNYIRGNETAGQEIPLGMVAVEGGSFTMGQVQDDVMFDWNTTPKKMHIRSFYMDESEVTNSEYFLYIQNTKDVFPPSEEKYKHIYNSVLPDTLVWRKSLGNTDILSENYFRHPAYSDYPVVGVSWLQANQYCKWRTNAVNLKKLIDKGYIKNIFENDSIRNFFDTDVFLAASDNLFDGDSTIYKKGIRSRGAVKSEKGAFQGRKITQADGVLSQKFRLPTEAEWEFAAKANIENREYNNIRGRKKYAWDGKYSRETKKRHRGDQLANFKQGEGDYSGLSGWSSDGSDIPIKVKSYPPNAFGLYDMSGNVAEWVADVYRPIIDNDANDFNYFRGNIFTKKMIDKEGKVVIINSSDNAEIEYDTLPNGKIIPKELPGSIKYIPITKDDAALRRNFSVSDNTDIGDGDLNSSRFYEEEQDQFGFKPSMYNSPRSPSKEIDPETGKEVLVNDAKKRTTLISNNTRVYKGGAWSDREYWLDPAQRRYLPEYMATNFIGFRCVTDKVGPMSSKRKKARNSVR, translated from the coding sequence ATGAGAAACGTATTTAAAATATCTTTAGTTGTACTATCTGCCTTAACCTTGGCTAGTTGTAGTAAATCAACTTCAGGAAATTCGACACTTACAGGATTACCTTTTAACAATCCAAAATATGGTAATTATATAAGAGGAAACGAAACAGCAGGACAAGAAATCCCTTTAGGAATGGTTGCTGTAGAGGGCGGTTCTTTTACAATGGGACAAGTGCAAGATGACGTTATGTTTGATTGGAACACTACGCCTAAAAAGATGCACATTCGCTCTTTCTACATGGATGAATCAGAAGTTACCAACTCAGAATACTTTCTGTATATACAAAACACCAAAGATGTTTTTCCTCCATCAGAAGAAAAATACAAACACATTTATAATTCTGTTTTACCCGACACTTTAGTTTGGAGAAAAAGTTTAGGAAATACAGATATTTTATCAGAAAACTACTTTAGACATCCTGCATATTCAGATTATCCTGTTGTTGGTGTTAGTTGGCTACAAGCAAACCAATACTGTAAATGGCGTACAAACGCAGTAAATTTAAAAAAATTAATAGATAAGGGATATATTAAAAACATCTTTGAAAATGATAGTATTAGAAACTTTTTTGATACCGATGTTTTCTTAGCTGCTTCTGATAACCTTTTTGATGGTGATAGTACTATTTACAAGAAAGGAATTAGATCTAGAGGTGCTGTTAAAAGTGAAAAAGGAGCTTTTCAAGGTAGAAAAATCACACAAGCAGACGGTGTTTTAAGTCAGAAGTTTAGATTACCAACTGAAGCTGAATGGGAATTTGCAGCAAAAGCTAATATTGAAAATAGAGAGTATAACAATATTAGAGGGCGTAAAAAATATGCTTGGGATGGTAAATATTCTAGAGAAACAAAAAAAAGACATAGAGGAGATCAGTTAGCTAACTTTAAACAAGGTGAAGGTGATTATAGTGGTTTGTCTGGTTGGAGTTCAGATGGTTCTGACATTCCTATTAAAGTAAAATCATATCCACCAAATGCATTTGGTTTATACGATATGTCTGGAAACGTTGCAGAATGGGTTGCTGATGTTTATAGGCCTATTATTGATAACGACGCAAATGATTTTAATTATTTTAGAGGTAATATTTTTACTAAAAAGATGATTGATAAAGAAGGTAAAGTTGTAATTATTAATAGTTCTGATAATGCAGAAATAGAATATGACACCTTGCCTAACGGAAAAATAATTCCAAAAGAATTACCAGGAAGCATTAAATATATACCAATTACAAAAGACGATGCTGCTTTAAGAAGAAACTTTTCTGTTTCTGATAATACAGATATTGGAGATGGAGACTTAAATTCTTCTAGATTCTATGAAGAAGAGCAGGACCAGTTTGGTTTTAAACCAAGCATGTACAACTCTCCAAGAAGTCCTAGTAAAGAAATAGATCCAGAAACAGGTAAAGAAGTTTTAGTAAATGACGCTAAAAAAAGAACTACTTTAATTAGTAATAATACAAGAGTATATAAAGGTGGCGCTTGGTCTGATAGAGAGTATTGGCTAGATCCAGCACAAAGAAGATATTTACCAGAATATATGGCTACAAACTTTATTGGCTTTAGATGTGTTACAGACAAAGTAGGACCGATGTCTTCTAAGAGAAAAAAAGCGAGAAACTCAGTTAGATAA
- a CDS encoding UDP-N-acetylmuramoyl-tripeptide--D-alanyl-D-alanine ligase translates to MEIKEIYNLYSKHFLVDTDTRNIRKNTLFFALKGDNFNGNLFAEEAIKQGALYAIVDEELYKNNTNIIFVDDVLATLQQLANYHRKVLNIPIIGLTGSNGKTTTKELINTVLLKAYKTTATKGNLNNHIGVPLTLLSMTPKTEIGIVEMGANHKKEIAFLCTICEPDFGYITNFGKAHLEGFGGIEGVIEGKSELYAYLEKNNKSAFINPDDVIQVEKSKKLKTIPFINNLEYLEVNPFVKLSLNTNKIQSNLIGQYNYTNIAAACTIGHYFKVSDKKIKEAIEGYIPDNNRSQIIQKTENKIILDAYNANPTSMKAALENFETIKEANKTVILGDMFELGKTSLEEHQRIVNTVEKLHFDNCFFVGEIFYQTKTKNKQFKTFEDLLAHLKNNPLNLQSILIKGSRGMRLERLLDFIN, encoded by the coding sequence ATGGAAATTAAAGAGATTTACAATTTATATTCTAAACATTTTCTTGTTGACACAGACACAAGAAATATTAGAAAAAACACCTTATTTTTCGCATTAAAAGGCGATAATTTTAATGGAAATCTATTTGCAGAAGAAGCAATTAAACAAGGTGCTCTTTATGCAATTGTTGATGAAGAACTGTACAAAAATAATACAAACATTATTTTTGTTGATGATGTTTTAGCAACACTGCAACAGCTCGCAAATTACCATAGAAAAGTTTTAAACATTCCTATTATTGGTCTTACAGGCAGTAATGGAAAAACAACTACAAAAGAATTAATCAACACTGTTTTATTAAAAGCCTACAAAACAACGGCAACCAAAGGAAATCTAAACAATCATATTGGTGTGCCACTTACGTTACTTTCTATGACTCCTAAAACGGAAATAGGTATCGTAGAAATGGGTGCAAATCATAAAAAAGAAATTGCCTTTTTATGCACTATTTGCGAACCAGATTTTGGATACATCACCAATTTTGGAAAAGCGCATTTAGAAGGTTTTGGAGGTATTGAAGGTGTTATTGAAGGTAAAAGTGAATTATATGCTTACTTAGAAAAAAATAATAAAAGTGCTTTTATAAATCCTGATGACGTTATTCAGGTTGAGAAATCAAAAAAACTAAAAACAATTCCTTTTATTAATAACCTAGAGTACTTAGAAGTAAATCCTTTTGTTAAATTATCTTTAAATACTAATAAGATTCAAAGTAATCTTATTGGTCAATATAATTACACAAACATTGCTGCAGCTTGTACAATTGGACATTATTTTAAAGTTTCTGATAAGAAGATTAAAGAAGCTATAGAAGGCTATATTCCAGATAATAACCGATCTCAAATCATACAAAAAACTGAAAACAAAATTATTTTAGACGCTTACAATGCTAATCCGACAAGCATGAAAGCTGCGCTTGAAAATTTTGAAACCATAAAAGAAGCTAATAAAACGGTTATTTTAGGTGATATGTTTGAATTAGGAAAAACAAGTTTAGAAGAACATCAACGTATTGTAAACACCGTAGAAAAATTACATTTTGATAATTGCTTTTTTGTTGGTGAGATTTTTTACCAAACAAAAACAAAGAATAAGCAGTTTAAAACCTTTGAAGACTTGTTAGCGCATCTAAAAAACAATCCTCTTAATCTTCAATCAATTTTAATTAAAGGCTCAAGAGGAATGCGTTTAGAAAGGTTATTAGATTTTATTAATTGA
- a CDS encoding N-acetylglucosamine kinase: protein MILIADGGSTKADWIAIDKNKEEAFRVRTLGLNPAIVPEEELHNRIINMFQLINIKDDVEEIHFYGAGCGTPKPIEILKNILEAIFVNAKIFISEDMLAAVYAATGKEPALVCILGTGSNSCYYDGNKMEMLVPSLGYILMDEASGNYFGKKLIIDYFYKTMPSVIAEKFNEEFDLDADTIKKNLYRASNPNMYLASFAKFMFDFKEDKYIKKIIKKGFQEFFKYRILPYNKGTETPIYFIGSIAHYFRDTLEKVAKKNNLVITDVIQRPIDNLLEYHKNNIN from the coding sequence ATGATTTTAATTGCAGATGGAGGTTCTACAAAAGCAGATTGGATTGCTATTGATAAAAACAAAGAAGAAGCATTTAGAGTAAGAACTTTAGGTTTAAACCCAGCTATTGTTCCTGAAGAAGAATTGCATAATAGAATTATTAATATGTTTCAACTTATTAATATAAAAGATGATGTTGAAGAAATTCATTTTTATGGTGCTGGCTGTGGAACACCAAAACCAATTGAGATTTTAAAAAATATTTTAGAGGCTATTTTTGTCAATGCTAAAATTTTTATTTCAGAAGATATGTTAGCAGCTGTTTATGCAGCAACGGGTAAAGAGCCTGCTTTAGTATGTATTTTAGGTACTGGTTCTAACAGTTGTTATTATGATGGTAACAAAATGGAAATGTTAGTACCTTCTCTTGGTTATATCTTAATGGATGAAGCAAGTGGCAACTACTTTGGTAAGAAATTGATTATTGATTATTTCTATAAAACGATGCCAAGTGTAATAGCAGAGAAATTTAACGAAGAGTTTGATTTGGATGCAGATACCATAAAGAAAAATTTATATAGAGCATCTAATCCTAATATGTATTTAGCTTCTTTTGCAAAATTTATGTTTGATTTTAAAGAAGATAAATACATTAAAAAAATCATAAAGAAAGGATTTCAAGAGTTTTTTAAATACAGAATACTACCTTATAATAAAGGTACAGAAACCCCAATTTACTTTATTGGTTCTATAGCTCATTATTTTAGAGACACTTTAGAAAAAGTTGCTAAAAAGAATAATTTAGTAATTACAGATGTGATACAAAGACCTATTGATAATTTATTGGAATACCATAAGAATAATATCAATTAA
- a CDS encoding tyrosine-protein phosphatase yields MIFFKKKQIALNNFFPNNFVDIHSHFLPGIDDGAKNLDNSIELISKMASYGIKNIITTPHVLGDVYQNSSETIKSKLEEVKAALKKRNITDVTIRAAAEYMMDEQFSELLEKNDILTLKDKYVLVEMSYFSAPINLYEILFEIQVKGYKPVLAHPERYNFLHTNIDNYYKLKKAGCLFQLNLLSLTEQYGKGVQKMSEKLLKENLYDFVGTDTHHKNHLELLKKIGTKKNLEKIKHLLENNNKFI; encoded by the coding sequence ATGATCTTTTTTAAAAAGAAACAAATTGCTTTAAATAATTTTTTTCCAAATAATTTTGTAGATATTCATTCACATTTTCTTCCAGGAATTGATGATGGTGCCAAAAATTTAGATAATTCTATTGAATTGATTTCTAAAATGGCTTCATACGGAATAAAAAACATCATAACTACTCCGCATGTATTGGGTGATGTTTATCAAAACTCTTCAGAAACTATAAAAAGTAAATTAGAAGAAGTAAAAGCAGCGCTTAAAAAAAGAAATATAACGGATGTTACTATAAGAGCTGCAGCAGAATATATGATGGATGAACAATTCTCTGAACTTTTAGAAAAGAATGATATTCTTACTTTGAAAGACAAGTATGTACTTGTTGAAATGTCTTATTTCAGTGCACCAATTAACCTTTATGAAATCTTATTTGAAATTCAAGTTAAGGGTTATAAACCTGTATTGGCACATCCAGAACGTTATAATTTTCTCCATACGAATATCGATAATTATTATAAGCTTAAAAAAGCAGGATGCTTGTTTCAGTTAAACTTATTGTCTCTAACCGAACAATATGGAAAAGGAGTACAGAAAATGTCTGAAAAGCTTTTAAAAGAAAACCTATATGATTTTGTTGGAACAGACACTCACCACAAAAATCATTTAGAATTACTTAAAAAAATTGGTACTAAAAAGAACTTAGAAAAAATTAAACATCTTTTAGAGAACAACAACAAGTTTATATAA